A window of Dermacentor andersoni chromosome 4, qqDerAnde1_hic_scaffold, whole genome shotgun sequence genomic DNA:
ACATAAAAGGAAATAATGCACATGCAGAGCCACCCAATATTTTGGCACCTCCAGAGGGACCTTAGTGCAGCACAGGCGATGGCACCCAACATGCTCTACAAGGTTAAGCTAGAGTTTGGATATCGGTTACGCATGCTGGCCGACAAGAGGTGAATGCAAACTCATACTGATGCTCCCCCCAACCCCTAAACTGCCACATGCCACAACATCCTAACATATAAAATATAGATGTCCTTGAACAGCAGCATTTTTTTTAGCACAAAGTAATCTGCGACATGCCTAATGTGAAAACCTGGAACATTGTTCAGGGGCAACACAGTCTCACTAAAGCTAATGCCATGTAAACTGTGGACTGGGGACCTCAATGAATGTGTGTGCACGGTCATATATTCCAAAGAGCAGAACAGGACACATGCTTGCACAGCCTTGACATGAGATGCATTGCTTGCCCCACTGCCCACCACTTTTTCCTAGCACTATCAACATCAGACTGCAAGCCAGTCCTGCCAAATGCATGCCATATTCCTAAACATTTTAAGCTTCTGATTGCACCAACAAAAAGAAGCTGCCTAAGCTGCAGATTATTGTGGTTACCAAATGCAGTTGTTTCAACAAAAATATTGCCAACGCCTATGCAACTGCCTACTAGTGACATCATAGAGCTCTTGTTTACAAAAACTGAATGTAATTGAAGGCTCGAAGCTTCCGTGAAGCCACAACAGACCTCAACAGAAAGAAGCAGTGATGACTGAATACAATGATGAGTGAATACTGAAAGCAAAGCTGTTTTTAGAGCTTTGCCCTAGGCTGACAATTGTGCTGGGCCGCTTTTATAAAGACCTAAACATGTTATGCAGCTATATTTGCGCAAGCTACgtgtcagctttttttttcctttttgctatGGTATACAATATTTGCTTGATACTTCTGACATGCTGACACCCTCTAGGCCCACTGATACAGCACGCTCCTACCTTCCGATCTCTCAAATCTCTTCAACATTATATGGCCACTTATTAGATTATGCATGCCTACCTGTTTGCATGCATTACTAGATTTTATTAGTTCTAAGCAGCACAGCACCCCAGCACCTTGCAAAGTACTGAGACATCCCACCATTTTCCAATTCCATTTTCAGCTTTGCTATCTGTTCTTCAGAATATACCAGCTCAGTGCAGCCATGAAAGCTCCAGAAAAGCCTGACACAGAAAGCTTTCAAAGTTGCAATACAGTCATAACTGGACTAGAAATGCAGCGCTATGCTTGACCTAAGGCTGCACAGTACGAACAGGCTGCACAGTATGAGAATACACCTTGGGAGAGGCACCAGCAGTGGGGAGGCTTGAAGAATGATCATAGTCTGTCCTTGCAATCTATAGGAGCTGGACGCAAGCATTACACTCCTGGCATGAAAAGTCGGCATTTTTTTTGTTTGAGGACAAATCCTGGCATAGGAAAAATTGTAAACAGAACACAGCATATATGTACAGGACAAAGCTGCAACTTGAAGCTAAGTGAATGTGAAAACTAGTGGTGCCAAACAAAGCACCATGTCATGTTTGCGATGTCTTTGCACCACAATTTTTCTGAAGAAGGCAACACTAACTGGCCCCATATTGAATGCCTATTCTAATTCAATTATCAATATCTGAGTTTAATGTAATTAACTGCCTATATACCATGTTTTTTAGACTACACAGAACATTTTGAAAATTGCcggtagcagatagcacaattctaatttTTGAACCACAGTACTCGAAGAGATGAACATTACTGCCACGAGAAATCAAGTGTGTAATCAACTAACTAGCATATTTTCACTAATTATGTTTTGCTAGTTATTTtctggcacatattgcaatttactgaTTATAGAGGGTGAGCTTTCAAGACATGTACCCTTGAAATGAATTCTGAAgatggcaccagtttcaagatatgtgCTGTCAAACTTGTGGTGCAAACTCACCGGCCATAATTATTTGCAACACTATATGCTGTAAACTAATTAGCTGAAAACTTAATTACCAAGTCAAttatgtattttgatttcttgtggaagtaatgtccacctcttaaAGTAATCCTattcaaggattagaattgtgctattgtCCACAGGCAATTTCTAAAATTTTGTATAGTCTAAAAAACAAACACCAGGTATATTAGAAGCCCAAGAACCACTACTGAAACGggagaagttcattgaagaacaGGTAATAATGAAGGTGCAGTCAAGGGACACCCCAATGCGTTATCAGCTCATGTGTTATGCAATTCACATGCAATAGTGAAAGCCAGGCAGCTCTTCACACTGGCAACTTGGAGCTGCCTGTCTCGTACACTGGATGGAACTCTGTAGAGTAACACAAGGCAAGCATGCCATGCACAGTGATGGCTTGTCACCTCTGATCTGGCATGACAGTTGCAGGCACCATGCtaaattctttttcttccttgcaCAGAGGCACAATACTAGTTTTCAAATAAAAAGGATGGCCCAAGAAATGCAGTGCTAGTAACAGTTTCTCACCACGTCTTTGTGTCTGCTGTCCTTTAAGCATACAACGGAGGGGGGGAGCAGTGATTGGTGCAGCACACTCATTAATACAGCCAAGCATGTGAGCTGCCCAATAGTGCTGGCCATGGAAATGAGCTTGTGCTGCAGCTGTGCCTATACAAATCAGCTAGATACAGAAAATAGGGGAGGTAAGAATTGATGCTGAGTGTTCACACCGGGCAAAAGATCATTCTTGTTATGGCGAGATAAGGTCAccatggaacaaaaaaaaaagcttcgtgaGGGTTTACAATAGCATTGCAGGAAGCTTTATTCGGCCCACCAATCTGTatcattttcttttctcgttcTCTGTGCTGCTTTCATTTTATATACCCTGTGCAACTATCCCGAAACCAAACACTCTTCAAGTCCTTTCTCTCTGTTCACATATTAGTGTTTGTCATGAGCCGCTTAATGGTACAGCAATGCTATGAAGTTGGTTGCTCCAGTTTTCAGGACTAACAAGTGGTCTCTGACACATATCTGCCAGGCTGCGAGAACAGTCACACCCATTATCTCGAGCCAAGTATCAGAAGTGCATCTTAATTACTTCAAACACTATAAACCACATGACTCTGCCATATCATTCCATCAATTAGCAACATCTGACAGCACAGGAGCTAAGATGCTGCGAGGGATGCAGTGAAGCCAAGGTTAACCTCGTAGCAGTGGCAACATGATTATGCAGCAAGCTGCTGCATAGGCAAATATACTTTTGATGCCCATGAGTCAAGTTCCAATAATGCAAGCAACCATGACCAGGATGAGGAGGGATGGGTTCTATGAAAAGCAACTGCCCAAACATATATAAACATGCCATGCTTCAACACGTATAGTAAATTGCAAAGAGGATGTTTGCTCTTCATGTTTTAGACATGGAGTTTAATGCAATATTCTCTAAGCACAAAAGTACACTGTATATACAACCTCATCATGTTGCACTAAATCTAGAAAGCTTCATATttagaaattaaaaagaaaaaaaaatcggcttGGAAATTGCTGTAGCATTGACTCTGAAGCAGAAAGCACAACACGTTATAGACAGCATACAAATATATTGTTCTGCGAAGGCAGCAAATGTTACTGCTGTAAATTACATCAATTTACTTCTTTTTACCATTTCCACTCATACTGCAAAGCATATCCCGAacatagttttctgcaaaactaatCCAATCCAATGCTGTTAGAGGCAAGCTAATGCAAGCTTGGTGGTCCTGCTTCATGTGTAATGGGTTAACTTCCATATGAAAACGCATATTACCAAATACGCATACATGCTAATTTTAAGAGCAGCAAAAGGTGTCTTATCAGGAAATATTTGTAcagcttctttcttttatttttcagaagaaTGATCATGCAAATATTGTGAATCTTGATATGTACATACAGGAAAGGCTCCTGCTGATGGTTGCCATGAAATGTTATAGGTGAAAGAATCTTCCAAAACAACTTATTTTTATTTTAGCAATATTGCATCAGTAGCTGCCATTTCACTTAGCACTACAATGCTCAAGAGTGCATGTGCATTCAACAATTAAAAAGCCCCATCACTAATATTCAAAAGAAAGAACCCAGAGACTAATTTATGCTACCGCCAGTCCACTTACAGTGACAGAAGTTAGTCCTACTCATGCTATGTAATGCTTAAACCTTGCTGAAACTTTCCTCTGTTTATAGCAATTTCCTCCAATCTTTTGTCCTCTTATTGACTTTTTACAGCTTTTTCAAACTGCACACAAGGTAGCACCATCTTAATGCCTTTCGTTCTTCAATTCCTGCCAAATTTATGAAAACGAAACATGGCATAAACCAAACCATAAGCAGATTGCTCCTAACTGATGCTTTTTTAAACCCTCGTGCACATTTTGAACAATCAGAAGGCTGGCTTGACGCACTTCACTGGTGTGAACCTGTATAGAGGTTGCATTGGGCAGACATTTACTAGCTTATAGCTAACTGCTGTCACAGCAAAAAAGCTTTCACTGGATCACCTCCAACAGCATGGCGGTTTAATCACATATCTGCTAACCTGTGAGCCTAAAAATGTGTACAGATCTCGCAAACACGACATGGGGAGGGGGGGATAGCACACCATTAGATGCCAGCACACAAGCAGCACCTAATGTGCAACAGGAGATAATGACAAACAACATGTTTCTAagatcacagtgactttttcgactTAGCTGTTGCTGATTGTGctaacttaagcaacttttcagAATATACTTGCTCGGTGAAAGCACCGTACTCTGACACAAGAGGGTGGTGCAGGGTGGTTTTGCGtgcattatcattttttttttttttgtaatcttaTGCTGCCCCCATCTTTTAAGAGCTTTATTAATTTTTGCGAACAGAATTCATTTCTCGTGGAACTTCACGCAGCATTCATAATATCATAGAACAAGCCCAAATTTGCAAAATTCTTTTAAGAATTTATTTTAAGAATATGCCCATGGTGCAACAAATCTTTAACTTGACTAAGCAGTAGAACACTGTATATTGAGACAGGCTCTTTTACTGCATCAATTCACATTCTCTCCTAATTAAGTGCGGCACTAAGTACTTGATTGACATTGCATTTCATAAGCCATTGCTTTTTTTGTTATAATAAAATAATCATGCATTTACATGACTTCTAATACTATTCGTCTTACATGAAGACAAATTTGAACCTTAATGATAGCTTCAAAGAAAGCCAAGGCAAGCTGGCAGAATGAACAGAACCCACAGCTGTTCGGAGAACAATTTGAATCTCGCAGCTGTAGCTAGGAAATTTTGCagcttcatttttcttcttttttggctcCCAAAATGCTTTTGTTCATTTTCTAAAAGCAAAAAATTAAGCAGCTGTCCTAACTTGACAGCAGCACCATGTATGAAAGAATTTCTAGTACGACATCAAGCAATGCCAAATGCACTGAACTTTTGTTGCAAGGTAAATAAAAATGTGCAGGTGTGAAGATTGTGGTAATTTTTCTTTCACAATGTGTTTGCGGATTTCAATATAACTATAAAGTGGGCGGAGATTTCAAATGCAGCAGGAATTAAAAAAGAAGTGTTAGCTGCTGCAGACTTCCCAAAAGATTTTATTTTGTACAAACCAGAACTAGTTGCAGCAGGCTGACCGAAACATTTTATTTCAAACACAGCAGTAAAGTATAAACACCAAATAAAAATGCAGTAAAAGCAATAAGAAGCAAGTGCATGCAACTCTCAGCTCATCATCAGACCGACCCCTTCCAGCCTTTTCAAAAAGCACTCACGTGAGATGGCCATGGACCTGCCGGCTCTCACGGAAGAGGGTCTTGGCAGTCACAGGACTGTTCGCAGGCCACAGTGGGCACACTTCCGTGTCCAGAAAACGGCGTAGGTACTCTTCCGCTGACTGAGTGCGTATCTTGGAAAGCTCGTAGCAGCGCAGTTTTATTCGCACAACCTCACACAAAGCCTCACGGAGACGGCCGTCGCCAAGGCCCTCCCCAGCATCCAGGGCCTCTTTCAGTCTCCGCAGCGGCTCACCCAGCCTCCCGTCCTCTTGGTCGAGGCGTAGCTTCTTGGCTCGCTTCAGCAGCGTCTCCTTGGTGCAAGGCAGGAAGTTGGCAAGGTGCGCATACACCAGCTGACGTTGCCCGGGCCCCAGCTCACGCGCCCTCAGTTCCACGCTCAGTAGCAGCTGATTCACATGGCCCCGGAAGAACTTGCACTTGCCCTCGGTCGAGCGCAAGGCTGCAGCACGTTTCAGACGGCGCACCTCATTTTCCAGTTCGACAGGGAGGTTGTCTGGAAGGCGCGGACACTGGACGTCAGACGAGATGGGTCCAACAGGGTCGTCCCCGGTGcttgcgccgccgctgctgctgctgctaccacCACCACTCACTACCTCTTCAACGACCACGGCAGCACCGCCCCCGCGAACCACGGATTCTATAGCCTCGGCGATGCCGCTGTTTGCAGTAGCGAGTGAATCGCGAAGGTGCTTTGGCCGTGGACCACGAGGCTTGGGTCCCCGCCGGGCACCTCCCTCTCTAGGGCCCCTCTTGACCTGCCGTGGCCTGGTCTCCCCCTGAAAGTCTTCAGAATCGGAGCCAGAGGGCGTCCGGAACTCCAGTTCTCCTGTGTTGATGTAGAAGCCACCGTGCTTTGTTGTCAACGTTGATGGCACCAGCTCGTCATACTGTTCAAAGGACAAAAATAAGATAGACCTTTGTGATCAAGTGCTACACATAACACCAGACAGACATATTCTTGCAGTAAGGCTAATTCAGGTGGCATATATGGTCATGTTCATAAGTAGCACGTTTCGAATACAAAATCAGGTAGAAGCCCGCAATGAGCTAGATGCAGCATTGCACATTGTTTCAATCAGTTTGTTACTGTGGCTGCTTAGTACAACAATTAAGGTATTACAAGATGGgtgaagaaaggaaggaaaagctAAGCACAATCTTGAACAATACATGTGAGACTTTTTCCACTAATCTGGCACATTGAAAGCAAGCCTGAATTATTAATCATCTTAATCTAATTCAAATGCATTTTACCACTTGTGTTTGCACAACCGACTAAACTGTCATTAACAGAAAGGCACCCAACTTTTTTGCTGACAAATTACTACTACGGCCCCTAAACTATAAGTAAGCGCAGTAACTACAAATAAAAACTAATCTATGTACAGTCTCATTACTACTTGAAAAGGACCCTAGTTCTTGGTGTTTAGCAATAAATATGAGAAATTGTCTGTTGATATAAATGCTTAAATTCAGCTTCAGATTCAAACATAAACCAAGCTTATAGGCCGGGCATACATCACTAAAATGTTGTTTAAGAAGTATATATATTTGAAAATTAGGAAGGCAATATTTTTGGAAACTCAACTACACCCACTAGCTATTGCTTCTAAATGCTTCACTGAAAACAGATGTCCCCTGCACAGCAGCTGTTAGAGCAAGGTACAGTTGCTCCTAGTTACCAGGCAGCCAAAATTATGGAAAAGGAAAAAATAACTGCACCTACAGACAGACAAATCATGATACTGTAGATCTGCAATGTTCTGTACAGCAGCACGAGCGCAAAGCCTAGCTCTATGAATGATATGTGCAATATGGACAAATGGATGTTGTGAACAAATGTATATTATGAACAAATGTTCTCGATAATGCTGAAAATAAATTTGAAACAAACACAGAACAGATGCAAATTAACATTCAATGAAGTTGGCAAAATTAAGCAGAGAAATGACGTTGCTGAACACTACAAGAATTAACATAAGACAACAATAAGTATAACTAAGGCTATCACTGCAAGTGACGTGTGCCGGTATGATGTATCGATTCCTTCCACTGGATTCTATGCCACTAATTGTTGAATAGTGTGAGTCAAGGACACAATGAGACTATGCAGATATGTGCAACTAGTGCAACACAACAAAAGAAGCAGCCCAACAGCTGCAGttgcctttttctttctgctgCTATCGGGGGGAAGGAGATTTGCACCTGATATTGAAATCTCAATCTTTTAGCCGTAAATTTCTTGCAGCTAACTAGCTGCCGAGTAGGACACAGGCTTTGAAGCTTTTGAGGTGGCTATTCAAAGGTGACTTTCGTCAGCATGCCTAGAATGAGCCAGTATTTCTAGAGCTCTAAACTTGAAAATGGAGCCACAATGGTTGCAATGTGAACCaactagcaaaacaacaaaaatggGGATACAGCCTGGTCGCTTGATCTGGCTTCCCCTGGCTCCATGAAGGCAATGGCAATTTTAACAAGCCTCTTGTTAGTGGCTGCGGAGATGCTAGATTGCATcacttatgaggaagctttagctcgggcccaactccaatatgacctattcaaatacatgtaaaatgcaaaaatgcttttctgagataacccctggaccgattttaatgaaatttgttgcatttgagagagaaagtaaaattctagtgactgttggaagcggaacttCAATTTAGGGCATTAATTATGTTAAAAGAGTTCTAAAGAATTGATATGGCAATtaatatcttacgtgaatttgttacgttgtgtacaagggttttgcaaaagctgtatttccatattactcaattttttagattcatttgtaacatatcaattttgaccGCTTTAGATGTAGTATCAGatggaattcacagaattgcgatatcatttttcctcaatttttgtcTAATTTTAGTCAAAAATTGgcaacataaataaaaaattcgaaaccaacagtccctagattttaagtttttcttttaagtgcaacaaacctcgtcaaatttggtgtggtggttgccgagaaaaacgaattctacttttacatgtatttagataggagcacccgatctaaagcttcctcttaaggacacTGAAAATATCTAGATTCATTTCCCAATACACAGTCCTGATTTCCAGGCACTTCTCTTCTAAATAGACACTTCTCATTTGAAATTTTCCAATACTCCAAATGTTAAGTCGCTCCCAGGCCCAATTTTCATGGAATTCAAGGAGCACATTTATTTTCAAGGAGCTTCACGGGcccttgaattttttttcctcaaattCAATTAaattccaacagtcactagaatttaactttctctctcaaatgcaacgaatttcattaaaatcggttgaggggttatctcagaaacagAACTTCAGGGAGGTGTATGAACCCTGGTACGATGCATGTGTAATGGACCATGTTGCAGATGTACACATACCATTTTGTAGATGTACATATTTTTATAGCTGCAGGATACACTATATGCCACATGTGCAACTCCAGAACAAAACGCACTTCACTGCGCAGATGTCTGCTTTGCTCATGGTCAAAATATTTCCACACACAGAAAGCAATGCACCACAAAGCACAGTATAGCCAGCCCTACATCTTTCACCAAGGATACATTTCAAACTTTTCTTTCATAACAGTACACATAAGACTTGCATTTACGCTGCTTTCTGGTGCTTGCTTATTTAAGAACTCTGTGCATggaacaagcaaacatgaaagCCGTGGTAGATGACTCACACTACTGACATGATAAAACCACGATATCCCTCCTGCGTATGACTTGCATTTTATTTTCCCTCACAGTTTACTCACCGCTTCTCCGTTATCAATAAAAGGGTCCGTCTCATCGTAGCCCATTCCTCGGTCAACGTAGTCCTCCCAGGCAATCCTACCCTTGCGCCTCTTCTTCCCGTGTTTTGATCCCTGCGGAAGAGCAGGAGCTGCTCATTCCTTGCACATGGTACAAAGCTTAGCTACAACTCACATATTTTTCCTCAAACTTCCGTGCAATCTCCCGCACGTTGTCATCATCATTGTCTCCAAAGGGGTCATCTTTGTCCACATCGGGAGGCTGGAAAAGTGTGCAAGAATCTGTGAATGCCTGCAACAAAGCCTGCTCCATACATATATGACCTAGCAAAGCATTTGGAGAAATGAATGATACTTCATCAATCAGTGCAACAACTTCTAAAGTAAGAATTGCTTCTCAGAATGAACACTGTGTGCCTCCAGTTAATCACCACTGCATATACAGCACCTAGTCAGGAATGCAAAAGTAACACATATGAGAACCCTAGGTTCTTTAATGTCCACCTGAAGAATGGTACATGAGTGCTTTAGCAGTCCACAACCATCGGAGTGTGGCAGCTGTTGCCACATGCTCAACTTgtgaccaaaaagaaagaaaacataaggGAACTGCTATGGTGGCCATGGAATTTTCTCCAGTTCTACCAAGAGGTATGTACATGCTCGGGTACAACTATCTGGGCATGAAATGGGCATAAACATCcatattacagaaaaaaaaaaaatttttttttcactcgtacATTTGCCCTAAGAAAAAATGCTTCAAGCACTATAAGAACCATGAAGTGTAGTGTAGTCTAAATACAATACCACTGCATGCAACAGCGCCCTGGTAATTAGTAGCGCTATTTAGTACTGATTGTACAGTCGGGATCAAAAGTTTGGGGGCCGcggaatctgagaaaaagctgaatttcCATGCAGTTTGTGAACATTGCCAGTAAAACCGTACGACACTATGTTGTTCGTATATACTAGTAGACGCTGGAAATCCGAATACCAGGATGTGTGCCCAGGGTGCGGAAATATTGAACTTCTCAGATCCCGCGGTCCAAAAACTTTCGACGTCGACTGTACATCGTACGTCTATATGAACTGGAACACTAAGTTTCCCTTTAAAGCTAGCGACCTTCTTCCTGTGATGAAATAGGCAAAGTTCCAGAGGGGTAAGGATGGGGGTGGGGTGCCCTTCAACAGGAGAAATGCAGCGAAATTGGAGTCAGTAAGGTTCTGACGTTCTTGCTGTTTCAACACTGATTAAGTGTTCCTATTGCTTTCGGGGCAGCCGCGAAAATTTCTGCCCAGAATTTCTCATGTTGAATTCTCAGGCGCGAAGCGCCATGGCCCCAACGAGTGAAAATAGATGCGCAAGTTTTTAATAGTCCGGGGGCGCAGCCGCAAAAGGCTGggttacgaggaagctttagctcgggtgctgctatctaaatacatgtaaaagaagaattcgtttttctcggcaaccactgcaccaaatttgactaggtttgttgcatttaaaaggaaaaacataaaatctagtgactgttggttctgaatttttgagttaggtcgtccattttttattaaaaattggcaaaaagcaaaaattttcgaaaaacgaaactatcaagtttataactctaactcaacaacgaaaaatgataatacaattctgtgaattgcatctaatagtacatctaaagcggacaaaattgatatgttacacatgaaaattaaagaaatttagtaatatggaaatacagcttttgcagaacccttgtaaccgacgtaacaaactcatgtaaaatgtaaaatgccataacgaatttgtccgctttgaatgatctaacggatcccgtttacagaaccgcgatatctgttcttgatgcaaagctatgaattggtaaacttcgtgcttctatttttttcaaacggtcgaatatttgaaaatccttttaggAAAATTCAggacataaatcgaaattccgcttccatcagtcactagaattttactttctctctcaaatgtatcaaatttgattaaaatcggtccaggggtcatctcagaaaaacgtttttgcgttttacatgtatttggataggccgcatcggagttgggcgcgagctaaagcttcctcttaacagcgaACCCCGGCTCGTACAGGTCACGTGGTGTTATGCGGCCACCAGTCTATCTTCCAAACACCAAATGTAGCACACACTAAAAGAAAGTTGTAGAGAGGCACGAATTGGTCAGGTAGCCCCCTAAAGTTGGGAAAGCAATAATAAATACGCATCAAATATTGAGGGGGGAAAGCGGTGATCACATGAATCGTGACACAACAGAAGAGAGGGGAAAATATAATCAGAGATCATGCTTACGTGCGAGACAACTAGAGACAATACAAAATTAGATCATAACTATATTTTATTTCCCATTCTTTATGATCTGGTTTGCTTATTACTAAGGCTAACATACGGtgatgcaaaaaataaaataaaacgcccTCTGAAAAGTGCACCGCGACGATGCGCAAAGGAAAAGCTGTACGGATGTCATAAGTGAATTAGCTAGATGTGTTCACATATCTTGGCTAAGTCACAAGGGTTCAACTTTCATGTGACAGCTGTGCGGTGTCAAAATGAGACCTCCATGAaataagctttaaaaaaatatgtctTTAGAACTACAGGTATTCAAAAGTTTGTATTCTTCTATACGTAGGTACCCACTGCTTATTCTTAGTTTTTGGCGGATGAAAAAGAATGATGTCAACGCATGTGACTTGTGTTCACATGTCTATGTACGCTAGCATTGATCCGTTGGCGAGCGCAACTGTTACTATAATGattggtagtagtagtagtatcagAATCCCTTACGAGTAATGATTCTGGTAGTATAACAGTTTTTGAGGCGCGACGCGAGGTGACCAGTTAGTAATTTCTTGTATTAAGTAATTATTCGTAGGAACAAGACAACTAAAGCAAAGTGCATAACTAAACTAGACATCGCAAACTTACAGATTATAAGGCAATCAAAACATCTGCGGGACAACTTCGCTCATGTCCCCTGCCCTCGCTAGATCGAAGAGAACCGTCCAGGCCATAAAGGTATGTGCGACACTAAAAATGTACAAAAGAAGCTGGTGGTTCACGAACAGGCCGTACGGCTAATAAAATGCGAGGCGAATTAAAATACGAAGCGAAGATATAAAGGCGAAACAAACACTCCCGtcatatcaagaaaaaaaaaagtatgcgtgTGAAGATTGAGGGAGAGGGAAGCCGGGGCCGGTCAACGCGATGATCATCGAATTACTTAATCAGCTAACATGATCCACGCTTGCCAGAACATACCCATGAGAGTCGCTAAAGACAGGAGCACTGCATGAATTGACTGCAGATGCAGTATTCTAGCGTAGTTTAACTAAAGctgagcaaaaagaaaagataatAGCAATGTAAAAAGGTTGAAAAAGGAATCTTCTAACATGTCCACAATTGCTATCGAATCGCACGCGAGAGAGCATCAACGACATCAAGCAACTCGAGAGTAGCAAAAGAAAAGTCCccaaaaaagcgaaaaaaaaaaagaccgaaacAATCCGGCATCTCAttcggttttatttttcattatatACTCGATTAATAAGCACCCCAAATGCGACTGTCTGATCATCGAATTATTTAATCAGCTAACATGATTCACACAAGCCAGAACATATCCATCCATGAGAGTCGCTAAAGACAACAGCACTGCATGAATTGACTGCAGATGCAGTATTCTAGCGTAGTTTAACTAAAGCTGAGCAAAAAAAGGATAATATCAATGTAAAAAGGTTGAAAAAGGAATCTTCAAACATG
This region includes:
- the LOC126536350 gene encoding ubinuclein-2-like, giving the protein MAEPRRIKLETANQAPAKQKRAEVCPTRRFQLSLLSSGQETDSCPEYSYSDLLKSTRPPDVDKDDPFGDNDDDNVREIARKFEEKYGSKHGKKRRKGRIAWEDYVDRGMGYDETDPFIDNGEAYDELVPSTLTTKHGGFYINTGELEFRTPSGSDSEDFQGETRPRQVKRGPREGGARRGPKPRGPRPKHLRDSLATANSGIAEAIESVVRGGGAAVVVEEVVSGGGSSSSSGGASTGDDPVGPISSDVQCPRLPDNLPVELENEVRRLKRAAALRSTEGKCKFFRGHVNQLLLSVELRARELGPGQRQLVYAHLANFLPCTKETLLKRAKKLRLDQEDGRLGEPLRRLKEALDAGEGLGDGRLREALCEVVRIKLRCYELSKIRTQSAEEYLRRFLDTEVCPLWPANSPVTAKTLFRESRQVHGHLTLKPRKPSLLPGSALRKMSSHIDTGRESPSTPPTPLTISSSPSASAAPTSLASPHTPVSTPVSTTPAPPPPSSTPTPTPPVVSSPAPTATSVPTSVILQSPGRPPSAEARPPHSSPSKPFLASQMLDRIITASLGNFPSSGGEASVPATSSRHVDTSGSKLDAGSCQPKVQHPHLPRTVTSSTSLRLTPPYGFMEAFRRTLEQGEPPSNTGGPPYYKPDNLEGMKGFPYPVGYLPRTSAATLPSERPRPHLSVAQQPQPQHWRQRPSYPSPSASYPPPPRPYPFPSQSHHGSKGASQGQGHVS